The proteins below come from a single Dendropsophus ebraccatus isolate aDenEbr1 chromosome 15, aDenEbr1.pat, whole genome shotgun sequence genomic window:
- the XPO5 gene encoding exportin-5 isoform X2: protein MPGSSPCSREMAEQVRVLCEQLVQAVTVIMEPSSAHEHRLEALKFCEEFKETCSVCVPCGLQLAEKSQSPFIRHFGLQVLEHVVKFRWNNMERDEKLLLKNSVMGLMAAGVRPILEEEGHIKDVLARIVVEMIKREWPQHWPNMLTELEGLIKHGEVQTELVMFILLRLAEDVVTFQALPAQRRRDIQTTMNQNMEQLFSFMLSILGDAVHQYQQLKSNTSQKDKRQGLCRVALAALNTLAGYIDWVSINHITAQDCKLLQMLCLLLEEDELQVEAAECLLIAVSRKGKLEDRVPLLVLFGDNPMHCIMTAAQKAHSEGLQEKRYVFLKRLCQVLCALGSQLCALILSPDVSVKIPVTFGKYLNSLREFTVHPSQFLRSSTLITWGSIFRHERLSKDAAVKAIVPEFLRISMENVVKVGFPSKNDSPSCEYSRLDCDSDEDFNNSFTYFKAMMGDVMRAACRLDPLTGFALAEEWLQFQLSAPVEPAKGDGLCSLPSPSVIQWEAMTFFCECVISQTLRSLPKQELPVSRGVELLRRVLTFDTADPFILSCALTSLSLLLPFIQYVDDLMSAVLNKLFSAVTFDIENQGPRSRAVKNVRRHACSSIIKICRDSPDLVLPHLDLLCTQAMLLLQEERLSQMEKYPMLEAQVLISNQFRDYERQRSFLVHMLGPALSLWSSEELQRAISSPHNLISYLGVNVLRGEKEDSESQCKGNRSRLSFCLYSLEAVLRRARWPSNPEQAKAGGYVVGYSTSGAPIYRNPCSEEVLKVLDSLLSLVRTFNSLYLPEVVQKMGDFYLKTLDMTEGEKKSILGMTSPLLDAYDSPVYKSELERMQGFFCSIHDCCCQILRGLGPALQQDYYSIPGLALRLVNSAFYNLDNIPDFRLRPMLRSFVKPLILFCPPDKYESLLGPILGPLLSFLQQRLSQKWLASEADYTELNTESTEIMEVEVVRLLTREMVDLIVVCCVAKKSSDGSAGNAAVDDVRVPAQVDAEDEDMMSVDSVAVGSLELTELGKFLMSHEEMSTTLLISAYSPLFWMDTPACQKAAAQLCWPLLKQVVSSSLPSEAAICFFSNVLRGLQIHGQHEACNSALVNLAFQIYTTLRSQVPELRVVMEQIPDVQHDALQLFDGRLLFPVQKQGEKRQKEQFRRLLSGCIGKPLGEQFRKEVHIRNLPSLFRKKSRPVVSEDDILGGCVESLPALFQP from the exons TTCTGTGAGGAGTTTAAGGAGACGTGCTCGGTGTGTGTTCCCTGTGGGCTGCAGCTGGCAGAGAAGTCTCAGTCTCCGTTCATCCGACATTTCGGCCTCCAGGTTCTGGAGCACGTGGTGAA GTTTCGATGGAATAACATGGAGCGGGATGAGAAGCTTCTCTTGAAGAACAGTGTGATGGGGCTCATGGCTGCT GGGGTCCGACCCAtcctggaggaggagggacacATAAAGGACGTTCTGGCCCGGATTGTGGTAGAGATGATAAAGCGGGAATGGCCACAGCACTGGCCCAACATGCTGACCGAGCTGGAGGGGCTGATCAAACATGGG GAGGTGCAGACAGAGCTGGTGATGTTTATCCTGCTGCGGCTGGCGGAGGACGTTGTCACCTTCCAGGCTCTTCCCGCCCAGCGCCGCCGAGACATCCAGACCACCATGAACCAGAACATGGAGCAGCTCTTCTCCTTCATGCTGAGCATCCTGGGGGATGCCGTCCATCAGTACCAGCAGCTG AAGAGCAACACGTCTCAGAAGGACAAG CGCCAGGGCCTGTGTCGGGTGGCGCTAGCGGCTCTGAACACCTTGGCGGGATACATCGACTGGGTGTCTATCAATCACATCACTGCGCAGGACTGCAAGCTGCTGCAGATGCTGTGTCTCCTGCTGGAGGAGGATGAGCTGCAGGTGGAGGCCGCTGAGTGTCTGCTTATCGCTGTCAGCAGGAAG GGGAAGCTGGAGGACCGGGTGCCTCTTCTGGTCCTGTTCGGGGATAACCCCATGCACTGCATCATGACTGCGGCTCA GAAGGCTCACAGCGAGGGGCTGCAGGAAAAGCGCTACGTCTTCCTGAAGCGGCTGTGCCAGGTGCTCTGCGCCCTGGGCAGCCAGCTGTGCGCCCTGATTCTG TCTCCGGACGTCAGCGTGAAGATCCCGGTCACCTTTGGTAAATACCTGAACTCACTGCGTGAGTTTACGGTGCACCCCAGTCAG TTCCTCAGGTCCTCCACCCTGATTACATGGGGGTCCATCTTCAGACACGAGCGTCTCTCCAAGGATGCGGCGGTGAAGGCGATTGTCCCGGAGTTCCTGAGGATCTCTATGGAAAACGTGGTGAAG GTGGGCTTCCCCTCCAAGAATGACAGCCCCAGCTGCGAGTACTCACGCTTGGACTGTGACAGCGATGAAGACTTCAACAACTCCTTCACTT ATTTTAAGGCCATGATGGGTGACGTGATGCGTGCCGCCTGCCGCTTGGACCCGCTGACTGGTTTCGCTCTGGCAGAGGAGTGGCTGCAGTTCCAGCTGTCAGCCCCGGTGGAGCCCG CTAAGGGGGACGGGCTGTGCAGCCTCCCGTCTCCGTCCGTCATCCAGTGGGAGGCCATGACCTTCTTCTGTGAGTGTGTGATAAGCCAGACCCTCAGGTCCCTGCCCAAACAG GAGCTGCCAGTGTCGCGGGGAGTGGAGCTGCTCCGGCGGGTGCTGACCTTTGACACTGCGGACCCCTTCATCTTGTCCTGCGCCCTCACCAGCCTCTCTTTGCTCCTCCCCTTCATCCAGTATGTGGACGACCTCATGTCTGCCGTGCTCAACAAG CTCTTCTCAGCCGTGACCTTTGACATTGAGAACCAG GGGCCCCGGAGTCGCGCAGTGAAGAACGTGCGGCGTCACGCCTGCTCCTCCATTATTAAGATCTGCCGGGACTCTCCAGATCTGGTCCTG ccGCACCTTGATCTGCTGTGCACACAGgccatgctgctgctgcaggaGGAGCGGCTGTCACAGATGGAGAAGTACCCCATGCTGGAGGCGCAGGTGCTGATCAGTAACCAGTTCCGGGACTATGAACGTCAGCGCAGCTTCTTGGTGCACATGTTGGGCCCCGCACTGTCATTGTGGTCCTCTGAGGAGCTGCAGAG AGCAATCTCCAGTCCCCACAATCTCATCTCTTATCTGGGAGTCAATGTCTTAAGAGGAGAAAAAGAAGATTCCGAGAGTCAGTGCAAGGGGAACCGCAGCCGA CTGAGCTTCTGCCTGTACTCGCTGGAGGCAGTGTTGAGGCGAGCCCGTTGGCCCAGTAACCCTGAGCAGGCTAAAGCCGGAGGGTATGTTGTGGGGTACTCCACCTCCGGGGCCCCGATCTACCGCAACCCCTGCAGTGAGGAGGTGCTGAAGGTTCTGGACAGTCTGCTGAGCCTGGTCAG GACGTTCAACAGTTTGTACCTTCCAGAAGTCGTCCAGAAAATGGGAGACTTCTACCTAAAGACCCTGGACATGACGGAAGGAGAGAAGAAGAGCATTCTGG GGATGACGTCTCCGCTCCTGGATGCCTATGACTCTCCAGTGTACAAGAGTGAGCTGGAGAGGATGCAGGGATTCTTCTGTTCCATCCATGACTGCTG TTGTCAGATTCTGAGGGGCCTTGGGCCGGCATTGCAGCAGGATTATTACTCAATCCCCGGATTGGCGCTGCGTCTCGTGAACTCCGCCTTCTACAACCTTGACAACATCCCTGACTTCCGCCTTAGGCCGATGTTAC GATCGTTTGTAAAGCCGCTGATCCTTTTCTGTCCCCCTGACAAGTATGAGAGCCTCCTGGGACCAATCCTGGGGCCCCTCTTAAGCTTCCTGCAACAG AGGCTGTCGCAGAAGTGGCTGGCAAg TGAGGCGGATTACACAGAGCTGAACACGGAGTCAACGGAGATCATGGAGGTGGAGGTGGTGCGGCTGCTGACCCGGGAGATGGTGGATCTGATCG TTGTCTGCTGTGTCGCTAAGAAGAGCTCAGACGGATCGGCAGGTAATGCTGCGGTGGACGATGTGCGCGTTCCGGCTCAGGTTGACGCTGAGG ATGAAGACATGATGAGCGTGGACTCTGTGGCTGTAGGATCACTGGAACTGACAGAACTCGGGAAGTTCCTGATGTCTCATGAG GAGATGTCCACCACATTGCTGATTAGCGCATACAGTCCGCTCTTCTGGATGGACACACCCGCCTGTCAGAAGGCCGCCGCCCAGCTGTGCTGGCCCCTACTCAAGCAG GTGGTCTCCAGTTCTTTGCCCTCTGAAGCTGCCATCTGCTTTTTCTCCAATGTCCTGCGGGGGCTGCAGATCCATGGTCAGCATGAGGCATGTAACAGTGCCCTGGTGAACCTGGCGTTCCAGATCTACACCACCCTA CGTTCTCAGGTGCCTGAGCTGCGGGTGGTGATGGAGCAGATCCCCGACGTGCAGCACGACGCTCTGCAGCTGTTTGACGGTAGACTTCTATTCCCAGTGCAGAAACAAGGAGAGAAACGGCAGAAGGAGCAGTTCAGGCGTCTCCTATCCGGCTGCATCGGG AAACCTTTGGGGGAGCAGTTTCGGAAAGAAGTTCATATCCGAAATCTTCCATCTCTGTTCCGGAAGAAATCGCGGCCTGTCGTGAGCGAGGATGACATCCTGGGTGGCTGCGTAGAGTCACTCCCGGCATTATTTCAGCCATGA
- the XPO5 gene encoding exportin-5 isoform X1: MPGSSPCSREMAEQVRVLCEQLVQAVTVIMEPSSAHEHRLEALKFCEEFKETCSVCVPCGLQLAEKSQSPFIRHFGLQVLEHVVKFRWNNMERDEKLLLKNSVMGLMAAGVRPILEEEGHIKDVLARIVVEMIKREWPQHWPNMLTELEGLIKHGEVQTELVMFILLRLAEDVVTFQALPAQRRRDIQTTMNQNMEQLFSFMLSILGDAVHQYQQLKSNTSQKDKRQGLCRVALAALNTLAGYIDWVSINHITAQDCKLLQMLCLLLEEDELQVEAAECLLIAVSRKGKLEDRVPLLVLFGDNPMHCIMTAAQKAHSEGLQEKRYVFLKRLCQVLCALGSQLCALILSPDVSVKIPVTFGKYLNSLREFTVHPSQFLRSSTLITWGSIFRHERLSKDAAVKAIVPEFLRISMENVVKVGFPSKNDSPSCEYSRLDCDSDEDFNNSFTYFKAMMGDVMRAACRLDPLTGFALAEEWLQFQLSAPVEPGMNNSKGDGLCSLPSPSVIQWEAMTFFCECVISQTLRSLPKQELPVSRGVELLRRVLTFDTADPFILSCALTSLSLLLPFIQYVDDLMSAVLNKLFSAVTFDIENQGPRSRAVKNVRRHACSSIIKICRDSPDLVLPHLDLLCTQAMLLLQEERLSQMEKYPMLEAQVLISNQFRDYERQRSFLVHMLGPALSLWSSEELQRAISSPHNLISYLGVNVLRGEKEDSESQCKGNRSRLSFCLYSLEAVLRRARWPSNPEQAKAGGYVVGYSTSGAPIYRNPCSEEVLKVLDSLLSLVRTFNSLYLPEVVQKMGDFYLKTLDMTEGEKKSILGMTSPLLDAYDSPVYKSELERMQGFFCSIHDCCCQILRGLGPALQQDYYSIPGLALRLVNSAFYNLDNIPDFRLRPMLRSFVKPLILFCPPDKYESLLGPILGPLLSFLQQRLSQKWLASEADYTELNTESTEIMEVEVVRLLTREMVDLIVVCCVAKKSSDGSAGNAAVDDVRVPAQVDAEDEDMMSVDSVAVGSLELTELGKFLMSHEEMSTTLLISAYSPLFWMDTPACQKAAAQLCWPLLKQVVSSSLPSEAAICFFSNVLRGLQIHGQHEACNSALVNLAFQIYTTLRSQVPELRVVMEQIPDVQHDALQLFDGRLLFPVQKQGEKRQKEQFRRLLSGCIGKPLGEQFRKEVHIRNLPSLFRKKSRPVVSEDDILGGCVESLPALFQP; this comes from the exons TTCTGTGAGGAGTTTAAGGAGACGTGCTCGGTGTGTGTTCCCTGTGGGCTGCAGCTGGCAGAGAAGTCTCAGTCTCCGTTCATCCGACATTTCGGCCTCCAGGTTCTGGAGCACGTGGTGAA GTTTCGATGGAATAACATGGAGCGGGATGAGAAGCTTCTCTTGAAGAACAGTGTGATGGGGCTCATGGCTGCT GGGGTCCGACCCAtcctggaggaggagggacacATAAAGGACGTTCTGGCCCGGATTGTGGTAGAGATGATAAAGCGGGAATGGCCACAGCACTGGCCCAACATGCTGACCGAGCTGGAGGGGCTGATCAAACATGGG GAGGTGCAGACAGAGCTGGTGATGTTTATCCTGCTGCGGCTGGCGGAGGACGTTGTCACCTTCCAGGCTCTTCCCGCCCAGCGCCGCCGAGACATCCAGACCACCATGAACCAGAACATGGAGCAGCTCTTCTCCTTCATGCTGAGCATCCTGGGGGATGCCGTCCATCAGTACCAGCAGCTG AAGAGCAACACGTCTCAGAAGGACAAG CGCCAGGGCCTGTGTCGGGTGGCGCTAGCGGCTCTGAACACCTTGGCGGGATACATCGACTGGGTGTCTATCAATCACATCACTGCGCAGGACTGCAAGCTGCTGCAGATGCTGTGTCTCCTGCTGGAGGAGGATGAGCTGCAGGTGGAGGCCGCTGAGTGTCTGCTTATCGCTGTCAGCAGGAAG GGGAAGCTGGAGGACCGGGTGCCTCTTCTGGTCCTGTTCGGGGATAACCCCATGCACTGCATCATGACTGCGGCTCA GAAGGCTCACAGCGAGGGGCTGCAGGAAAAGCGCTACGTCTTCCTGAAGCGGCTGTGCCAGGTGCTCTGCGCCCTGGGCAGCCAGCTGTGCGCCCTGATTCTG TCTCCGGACGTCAGCGTGAAGATCCCGGTCACCTTTGGTAAATACCTGAACTCACTGCGTGAGTTTACGGTGCACCCCAGTCAG TTCCTCAGGTCCTCCACCCTGATTACATGGGGGTCCATCTTCAGACACGAGCGTCTCTCCAAGGATGCGGCGGTGAAGGCGATTGTCCCGGAGTTCCTGAGGATCTCTATGGAAAACGTGGTGAAG GTGGGCTTCCCCTCCAAGAATGACAGCCCCAGCTGCGAGTACTCACGCTTGGACTGTGACAGCGATGAAGACTTCAACAACTCCTTCACTT ATTTTAAGGCCATGATGGGTGACGTGATGCGTGCCGCCTGCCGCTTGGACCCGCTGACTGGTTTCGCTCTGGCAGAGGAGTGGCTGCAGTTCCAGCTGTCAGCCCCGGTGGAGCCCGGTATGAATAACT CTAAGGGGGACGGGCTGTGCAGCCTCCCGTCTCCGTCCGTCATCCAGTGGGAGGCCATGACCTTCTTCTGTGAGTGTGTGATAAGCCAGACCCTCAGGTCCCTGCCCAAACAG GAGCTGCCAGTGTCGCGGGGAGTGGAGCTGCTCCGGCGGGTGCTGACCTTTGACACTGCGGACCCCTTCATCTTGTCCTGCGCCCTCACCAGCCTCTCTTTGCTCCTCCCCTTCATCCAGTATGTGGACGACCTCATGTCTGCCGTGCTCAACAAG CTCTTCTCAGCCGTGACCTTTGACATTGAGAACCAG GGGCCCCGGAGTCGCGCAGTGAAGAACGTGCGGCGTCACGCCTGCTCCTCCATTATTAAGATCTGCCGGGACTCTCCAGATCTGGTCCTG ccGCACCTTGATCTGCTGTGCACACAGgccatgctgctgctgcaggaGGAGCGGCTGTCACAGATGGAGAAGTACCCCATGCTGGAGGCGCAGGTGCTGATCAGTAACCAGTTCCGGGACTATGAACGTCAGCGCAGCTTCTTGGTGCACATGTTGGGCCCCGCACTGTCATTGTGGTCCTCTGAGGAGCTGCAGAG AGCAATCTCCAGTCCCCACAATCTCATCTCTTATCTGGGAGTCAATGTCTTAAGAGGAGAAAAAGAAGATTCCGAGAGTCAGTGCAAGGGGAACCGCAGCCGA CTGAGCTTCTGCCTGTACTCGCTGGAGGCAGTGTTGAGGCGAGCCCGTTGGCCCAGTAACCCTGAGCAGGCTAAAGCCGGAGGGTATGTTGTGGGGTACTCCACCTCCGGGGCCCCGATCTACCGCAACCCCTGCAGTGAGGAGGTGCTGAAGGTTCTGGACAGTCTGCTGAGCCTGGTCAG GACGTTCAACAGTTTGTACCTTCCAGAAGTCGTCCAGAAAATGGGAGACTTCTACCTAAAGACCCTGGACATGACGGAAGGAGAGAAGAAGAGCATTCTGG GGATGACGTCTCCGCTCCTGGATGCCTATGACTCTCCAGTGTACAAGAGTGAGCTGGAGAGGATGCAGGGATTCTTCTGTTCCATCCATGACTGCTG TTGTCAGATTCTGAGGGGCCTTGGGCCGGCATTGCAGCAGGATTATTACTCAATCCCCGGATTGGCGCTGCGTCTCGTGAACTCCGCCTTCTACAACCTTGACAACATCCCTGACTTCCGCCTTAGGCCGATGTTAC GATCGTTTGTAAAGCCGCTGATCCTTTTCTGTCCCCCTGACAAGTATGAGAGCCTCCTGGGACCAATCCTGGGGCCCCTCTTAAGCTTCCTGCAACAG AGGCTGTCGCAGAAGTGGCTGGCAAg TGAGGCGGATTACACAGAGCTGAACACGGAGTCAACGGAGATCATGGAGGTGGAGGTGGTGCGGCTGCTGACCCGGGAGATGGTGGATCTGATCG TTGTCTGCTGTGTCGCTAAGAAGAGCTCAGACGGATCGGCAGGTAATGCTGCGGTGGACGATGTGCGCGTTCCGGCTCAGGTTGACGCTGAGG ATGAAGACATGATGAGCGTGGACTCTGTGGCTGTAGGATCACTGGAACTGACAGAACTCGGGAAGTTCCTGATGTCTCATGAG GAGATGTCCACCACATTGCTGATTAGCGCATACAGTCCGCTCTTCTGGATGGACACACCCGCCTGTCAGAAGGCCGCCGCCCAGCTGTGCTGGCCCCTACTCAAGCAG GTGGTCTCCAGTTCTTTGCCCTCTGAAGCTGCCATCTGCTTTTTCTCCAATGTCCTGCGGGGGCTGCAGATCCATGGTCAGCATGAGGCATGTAACAGTGCCCTGGTGAACCTGGCGTTCCAGATCTACACCACCCTA CGTTCTCAGGTGCCTGAGCTGCGGGTGGTGATGGAGCAGATCCCCGACGTGCAGCACGACGCTCTGCAGCTGTTTGACGGTAGACTTCTATTCCCAGTGCAGAAACAAGGAGAGAAACGGCAGAAGGAGCAGTTCAGGCGTCTCCTATCCGGCTGCATCGGG AAACCTTTGGGGGAGCAGTTTCGGAAAGAAGTTCATATCCGAAATCTTCCATCTCTGTTCCGGAAGAAATCGCGGCCTGTCGTGAGCGAGGATGACATCCTGGGTGGCTGCGTAGAGTCACTCCCGGCATTATTTCAGCCATGA